Proteins found in one Sporosarcina sp. FSL K6-3457 genomic segment:
- the ptsG gene encoding glucose-specific PTS transporter subunit IIBC: MFKKIFGVLQKIGKALMLPVAILPAAGLLLAFGNALQNPVLTNIAPFLEAGWVEQIASIMEESGDIIFGNLPILFAVGVALGLAGGEGVAALAALVGYLIMNATMGTALGLSAKGVLEAGDPAYALLLGVPSLQSGVFGGIIVGVLAAAMYNRFFNIELPSYLGFFAGKRFVPIATAASAVVLGLLMVFIWPPIQDGMNAFSNFVLNWNTTLSAFVFGVIERSLIPFGLHHIFYTPFWFEFGSYVNLAGEVIRGDNPIFQAQIKDGLQELTAGTFMTGKYPFMMFGLPAAALAIYHEADPRRKKIVAGIMGSAALTSFLTGITEPIEFSFLFVAPVLFGIHAIFAGLSFMTMHLLDVKIGMTFSGGLIDYILFGAINPQTNAWMVIPVGLVFAVIYYFGFRFAIRKFNLMTPGREKDEDIEELEKGSKDAGALASNILEAMGGQQNIVDLDACITRLRVSVKDSGQVDKKELKKLGAAGVLEVGNNIQAIFGPRSEIIKGQMQDVISGKRPRAEEVKQPVPAVASNGQPDDFVSPMQGEIVPLSEVPDPVFAGKMMGDGFAVIPSDGTVVSPVDGTIVTLFPTKHALGIQSDSGREILIHVGIDTVKLDGEGFEALVAQGDRVKKGQPLLNVDIDYIQEHATSIITPIIFTNLFEGESIVLNKSGTVELKEEHIVTIEK; this comes from the coding sequence ATGTTTAAAAAAATCTTTGGTGTTTTACAGAAGATTGGTAAGGCATTGATGTTACCAGTTGCTATTTTACCGGCAGCGGGTCTGTTGCTGGCGTTTGGTAATGCGTTACAAAACCCGGTACTCACTAATATTGCACCGTTTCTTGAGGCGGGCTGGGTTGAACAGATTGCGTCAATTATGGAAGAGTCAGGGGACATTATATTTGGCAACTTACCGATTTTGTTTGCTGTTGGGGTTGCCCTTGGCTTAGCGGGCGGTGAAGGGGTTGCTGCTCTTGCCGCGCTTGTGGGGTATTTAATTATGAATGCTACCATGGGAACAGCGTTAGGTCTTTCTGCTAAGGGAGTGCTAGAGGCAGGCGATCCAGCTTATGCTTTGTTGTTGGGTGTACCATCCCTTCAGTCAGGTGTGTTTGGAGGTATTATTGTTGGGGTGCTCGCGGCGGCGATGTACAACCGATTTTTCAATATTGAGTTGCCGTCGTATCTCGGCTTCTTTGCTGGAAAACGTTTTGTACCGATTGCCACAGCAGCGTCAGCGGTAGTGCTTGGATTGCTCATGGTCTTCATTTGGCCGCCAATCCAAGATGGGATGAATGCATTCTCTAATTTTGTGTTGAACTGGAATACGACGCTATCTGCATTTGTCTTTGGTGTCATTGAACGTTCACTCATTCCATTCGGATTGCATCATATTTTCTATACACCGTTTTGGTTTGAATTTGGATCGTACGTTAACCTTGCTGGAGAAGTGATTCGAGGAGATAATCCAATTTTCCAAGCGCAAATCAAGGATGGTTTGCAAGAACTAACGGCTGGGACATTTATGACAGGGAAATATCCATTTATGATGTTTGGTTTACCAGCAGCAGCTCTTGCAATTTATCATGAAGCGGATCCTCGACGGAAGAAAATCGTGGCGGGTATTATGGGATCTGCAGCGTTAACGTCATTTTTAACGGGAATCACAGAGCCAATTGAATTCTCATTCTTGTTTGTAGCACCTGTGTTATTTGGGATTCACGCAATATTTGCAGGTTTATCATTCATGACGATGCATTTATTAGACGTTAAAATTGGTATGACTTTCTCGGGTGGTTTGATTGACTATATTCTGTTTGGGGCTATTAATCCACAAACAAATGCGTGGATGGTTATTCCAGTGGGACTCGTCTTCGCTGTCATTTATTACTTCGGGTTCCGTTTTGCTATTCGCAAATTTAACCTTATGACGCCGGGACGTGAAAAAGATGAAGATATCGAAGAGTTAGAGAAGGGTTCAAAAGATGCCGGTGCTTTAGCATCAAATATCTTAGAAGCGATGGGTGGACAACAAAATATTGTCGATTTAGATGCTTGTATTACAAGACTCCGTGTGTCTGTTAAAGACAGCGGTCAGGTTGATAAAAAAGAATTGAAAAAGTTAGGTGCAGCAGGTGTGCTTGAAGTTGGGAATAATATTCAAGCGATTTTCGGCCCGCGTTCTGAAATTATTAAAGGACAGATGCAAGATGTCATCAGTGGCAAACGACCGCGTGCGGAAGAAGTTAAACAGCCTGTTCCAGCTGTTGCTTCGAATGGTCAGCCAGACGACTTCGTCTCACCGATGCAAGGTGAAATCGTCCCACTATCAGAAGTACCTGATCCAGTATTTGCAGGGAAAATGATGGGTGATGGTTTTGCAGTCATTCCATCAGATGGAACCGTTGTTTCACCGGTGGACGGAACAATCGTCACACTTTTCCCGACAAAACATGCATTAGGTATTCAATCCGATTCAGGAAGAGAAATTCTAATTCATGTTGGGATTGATACTGTTAAATTGGACGGTGAAGGCTTTGAAGCATTGGTCGCACAAGGCGATCGTGTTAAAAAAGGACAACCATTATTGAACGTTGATATTGATTATATTCAAGAGCATGCGACGTCCATCATTACACCAATCATCTTTACGAATTTATTTGAAGGTGAATCAATCGTTTTGAATAAGTCAGGTACTGTTGAATTAAAAGAAGAACATATTGTGACAATTGAAAAATAA